Within Ipomoea triloba cultivar NCNSP0323 chromosome 9, ASM357664v1, the genomic segment ggaataaaatttttgttacttgtaaatgtaatacttttacatttcgatttaaaaatattacttttttcctcaaaagtattatattttctcttataagtaagggacacttgtcaacattacttattatgaaaaatgtattactttttcttttacaagtaataaaatttgtattcttgattagtattatatttaagcatataagtatgacatttgcacatataagcatgacatttgcatattgcTCCGGCCCGATCCGatccgtctcacaaataaagatcggtgagacggtctaacacaagtgtgactcgtaatacaattatatgtGTGCATTACTAGGTgagttttattattaataaatcatcATCTCCCTAAAATTCATGATGAGCAAATAGGAAAAAGTGTTTTATGATGAGGCGATCAGATCATCAAATGGGGCATCCTATGAAGATCTTTGTGTCATTGTGGGTGTGGATGGGTGGGTGGGGGTTATACGTATAACATAACTTTAATTTCTAACATTttcatgaaaataataaaataataataataataataataataataataataataattttcctCCCCCGGTTCTCAAATGGCTGTCAGCATTATTGTCATCCCTATTTGTGTTGGTACCAATGATTAAGATTAAGGAATGGGATTTAATTAGAATCGTTGATGTCCACATcaaataatgataaatatatCTTAATCAACGGATACAACTTAAGGGCCaaccaattcaaaataaattcataagcTTTGTTTTGCTAGTAACcacaaaaaaattgaagtttaaATTTAGCCTTACTATGACATTAATATTGAAGCACATCTCGTGATTTGCTCCTTCACGACACTTGCATTGTTTCATTCCAAAAATAACAAATGTCCATCATTTTTGCATGCTTTACGGGCTTTAGACAGTAAAAAGGAGGATTTAATTTGAATAGAAAGTAATATTCATATCATATGTAATGAGGTTATTAGACTATTCTTGTTATTTGACCtgacattttttaattaaacgaTTAATCAATGAATGGTTGTTAGATTGAGTAGCCATCCAACCAAAAGATTGTTACATAAATTGTTAGGTAAAATTTGTCCTGTTTCACTGAAGATTTTTACAAAtgtaaaatttgtaataaatttcactGAAGCATTTTGTACCATACAAACAGCtgtaaaaaaaagaaagactGAAAGAGCGAGCAGGCCTCTCTGTGCCCACTTTTGCATTACAATTACAAGACAATCACACTGCCAAGTGCCAATTCACCCAACCCCCCAAAAGACTCAAGACATCATCTGCTTTTTGACCTTACCCCTAACGGTAAACTTCGCACCAACAATTTGTGTCTGCACTATGTTTCAGTTTACTTCAATATGATTTATTGAGTTATATTGTTGGGCAAAACCTTAAAGAATCAAGTCCCGCTTCATGTCACTAGTCTATATTAACGCTACTGATTACACAAGTATAAGAAATGTAGTTTTGTGTATTCACTATTACTAGTTAATAAACAATATGACAATTGATAATAGAGCAAATCATGTAAATTAGTAAAGTGGTGGAATTGtttcttcccaaaaggttgaatcttcaACCTCAAGGCCCCACGCTCTGACCCGACAAAGCATATGGGACTCTGGAAAGATATAAATCAcgataactcaactgaacacaaaggttagacatttgcttactgcgcacaaggagctCCCTCACTTTGAGAAATTGCTCTCACACTGCCGCTAGTGAGACTCGATTCCTAGTCTTTCTTCCTAAACTTCACTCCTATGACCAACTGACCTGCCCATGCGGACAAGTGGTGGAATTACTTAGCAGAGACTTGGATGGCTAAATTCAAAATCTTGACAAAAACTTGTGAAGTTCTCCCACCTTATGCTTGACAAATTTGGTTCGCTGGTTGAAAATTGGTCGAATAGTTCATTTAGTAGAGAGTTGTCTATTAACTTTCTTAATTTGTTGAGCCAGTAAACTACTTAAGTTAGTTCTTCCGTGAGGTCTTTTACCAGCTAGGGCATGATAATGGATAATAACATTAATTTGTATTTATGGAAGCAGATAAACATATGATAATGACTTGTTTTGATGGTGTCAAATGTTGTTAACCTGTCACTAGTTGTAACTAGATTCAGCATGTAATTATGTTGACGTTGCAACTACCAGTTTAATAATAGAATTCAAGATAAGCAAACACTTCATTTTCAAGCAAACATGTTGTATCAGCCGACATTCACCCAGAATGTTTGCACAGTTGCACTGCAAAGGGGCAAATTTTACCATGGAGAAGAAGGGCAATGCATAGATAGAACTTAATAATTAACCATGGAGAAGGTCCAGCAAAAGAAATTAGGGTTTACAAGACTGTAAATAAACATGGATTGGCAACATAAGGCATAAAAATTAATGAACAATTAAAAATCCCCAAGACTAGTAGGGTTCTTTAGGGGCTGGGGATTTACACACATAACAGTACCTAATGTTCACTAGCCGTCGCAGCAACAGAGCCCCAGGTCTTCGCATCTCCATGGACAGAAAGCGATGAACAAACGAGAAGGTAAACCAAAATCATTGCTCACAGCATGCAGTCTGTTCTGGCCGGTAGTCTTCGGAAGAAGTTGAGAGGTACGGAGGGGAGCTTGTGGCGGAACCTCGGGTGCCTTAACATGTAGAATCCAGCGAGAAGGGCCACGACTTGGAAAGGCGTGACGTAGAGGACTATGGCAGCGACGAGACAGAAAATCACGAAAAGAGCGGTGGCTCTCGGGTCTCTCCAGCTCAGCAGAGACTGCAGCCGCTCCCCTTGAGTAGCCAAATCGCCAACGACAGTTTGAATCCTTCCCGCAATGCTTCTAAGGCGGTCGTATCTCATCCTCACAACATCGGGGGGACGTGAAGTTGGAAAGGTATCAAACTCCTCGTCGAGTTCATCGGGATGGGCATTGTCAGCACAAGAGATGCGGGTGTCCATGTGAGGAGGATTCCTCGGCCTCCATCGATAGTACCAGATTCcaattaaaaagagatataggAAAACGGTAGGCAGGATAAGTTCGGGATAAAGAACCAGAATCAAGAACAAGATGTGAATCAGAACAGTCGTGATAGGGTTTTTCCAATTGCATATTTGATCAAACCATTTCCCAACTGCAATCAACCCGCCTAAAACACTCATAATTCTGAAAAAGTTAGCCTTGCTTCGCCTCATACTCCACATGTGAGAACCAACATCCAGCATATACTCCACAACCTCTTTTCTCAAAGGCGGCTCTGCTCGGCTAAGTCTCACCGAAACGATCTGAGTGGCCTGGTGCCTCAAGTTATCAACCTGACTAACAGTCAATGGATGAATATAGTGCATTTTCGGTAACAGGGGCTGCGAGTACATATGCATCATATTTAGCAACGACGAACAAGTAAACCTCACAGCTAAATGAATTTCACCCATCTTCTTCACTCCATTAGGATGCAAAACTAGGAGTGGATAAATATGCGTGTAAACACGACCAGTCTCCAGTGTAGAAAGTCGAATTCTGACCTTTCCAATCCTCGAGTCCCTCGCCCCTGCAGATTTATCTCCTCCCTGAAGATGGCAGTTATCAAATACACCAATCGTAATAACAGTGCACGGATCAAATACCTCCCAAGTGTACTGTTCACTCCACTTGGGAGTAAAACTGTCGATAATAGTCCTTGTCCGGACCCATTTTGTTCCGTATTTAGCCACACAATATGCATCGGTCGTTGCACGCCCATCTTTTGTCTTCATAGGTGAAAGGCCATGAGCATTGAGGATACCCAATTCAAGAACGCCAATATTGGACTTCCATAGTTGCTTTGCAGTTGGCCTAAGATCGCTGCTATAGTGGGTAGATTCATCCAGGACATGATAGCCACCTTCCAAGCATATCCTCATGTGAATCCTGCTGGCAAACTTGATTTCCTTCTTTTCCCCCTCAATAATAATATGTTTCTCGAGATTAAACCACCTCGAGTTCACAGGCCTATGGTCGAACCTCCTATCCACATACTGCAATGGTATTGCACATCTTCCAAGAACCTCATCCTTGTTTGGTGCAACTCTGTCTTCCACGCTTAAAATCAGCTGCTCTTCAAATGGTTCTGCCGCTACAAACATTAAATCTTCGTTCCACATTGGATTGATGGTTTTGTTCATGGAAACTCTGGTCCTCAAAGCCTGGTTTCCCAGAATTGCCTTCACAAAAACTTCGGGAAACCTGCTTTTGTCGTTGGGCACCAAGTCCTGAGCTTCTATCACGTTAACTCTCAAGTACCAAAGCTTGGGTGAGAGATACACCTTAGATCTTATATTTGCAAGGCCATCATGACCGCTAACAGCTGCAGAATCAGAATGCCACGCATCAGGGAATGCCTCGTCCGCTTGGGTTCCCATCCAAACGGCCAACATCAGCTCTCCTCCTTTAATCTTATCCCCCTTTTTGTCCTCCAGCCTATACCATTGAGGAGCCAGAGGACTATCCGGTGGAACCCTCTTTGGAATCTCATGCAAATCAAATACAACTCGACCCACAAAATCATCCTTAACAAAATCCTTATCTTTCACAATCACCTCGAGCATCGAAGCCTGAATGCGTTCCTTCGAGAAAGCAAAGACCTGGTTCCATTCAGGGTTGTTCTTCTTCTCAAAGTGGCGGGTCGTGCCTTTGTAGTTCCCCAACCTAACTTCAACATAAGGATCAAGGCTACCAGTGACATCTTTCGGAGGCAAATCTCTCGCTTTCACAACCCGGACATAAAGGTATTGCATCTGCTCAACTAGGTCATAGGTGCTAGTGAGCTTATCACCTGTGACCTTCCCCCCACCAAGGTGGGGTTTGGTCTCCTTCAGCATAAAATCTTCTTGTGGAGGCCTATGCATTTTGTGGTTGTTCTTTTTCCACAAGACAACAAAAACCAGACAACCTTCTAGTCCTCAAACTGAGTTAAAGCCAAATGCTCAACAAATAAACAAGTCTTTCCAAAGCTTTTACAGATCTCCCCTAAAATAAGCTGTTACAGAAACCCAGAAAAACCTAAATATTAGGGAAAATATTGAAATCCAAATAGACTCTAAAGCAATGCAGCCAAAATATGAGACAGGAGATATCAGACAAAATATGGACAGATGAGCTTAAATCTTAGATCTTTGTCAAAAGAAAAACTCACAAACTCCAAAAAGGAAGGAGAACCCCATAA encodes:
- the LOC116030375 gene encoding FT-interacting protein 3 produces the protein MHRPPQEDFMLKETKPHLGGGKVTGDKLTSTYDLVEQMQYLYVRVVKARDLPPKDVTGSLDPYVEVRLGNYKGTTRHFEKKNNPEWNQVFAFSKERIQASMLEVIVKDKDFVKDDFVGRVVFDLHEIPKRVPPDSPLAPQWYRLEDKKGDKIKGGELMLAVWMGTQADEAFPDAWHSDSAAVSGHDGLANIRSKVYLSPKLWYLRVNVIEAQDLVPNDKSRFPEVFVKAILGNQALRTRVSMNKTINPMWNEDLMFVAAEPFEEQLILSVEDRVAPNKDEVLGRCAIPLQYVDRRFDHRPVNSRWFNLEKHIIIEGEKKEIKFASRIHMRICLEGGYHVLDESTHYSSDLRPTAKQLWKSNIGVLELGILNAHGLSPMKTKDGRATTDAYCVAKYGTKWVRTRTIIDSFTPKWSEQYTWEVFDPCTVITIGVFDNCHLQGGDKSAGARDSRIGKVRIRLSTLETGRVYTHIYPLLVLHPNGVKKMGEIHLAVRFTCSSLLNMMHMYSQPLLPKMHYIHPLTVSQVDNLRHQATQIVSVRLSRAEPPLRKEVVEYMLDVGSHMWSMRRSKANFFRIMSVLGGLIAVGKWFDQICNWKNPITTVLIHILFLILVLYPELILPTVFLYLFLIGIWYYRWRPRNPPHMDTRISCADNAHPDELDEEFDTFPTSRPPDVVRMRYDRLRSIAGRIQTVVGDLATQGERLQSLLSWRDPRATALFVIFCLVAAIVLYVTPFQVVALLAGFYMLRHPRFRHKLPSVPLNFFRRLPARTDCML